The Streptomyces sp. ALI-76-A nucleotide sequence GGTACTGGAGGGTCTTGATCGCCCCCTCGTTCTTGCCCATCACGTGGGCGGTCTCGGCCACCGAGAGACCCTGGAGGAACCGGAGGGTCACGCACTCCTGCTGCTGGGGGTTGAGCCGTCGTACGGCGTCCAGGAGCGCGGCGTTCGAGAGGGACTCCAGGACGGAGTCCTCGGGGGAGCGCGCGACCTCGTTGGCGTCGAGCATCTCACCGGTGGTCACTTCGAGCCGGAAGCGGCTGGACTTGAAGTGGTCGGCGACGAGGTTGCGGGCGATCGTCACCAGCCAGGCGCCGAAGTCGCGGCCCTGCCAGGTGAAGGTGCCGATGCGGCGCAGGGCGCGCAGGAACGTCTCGCTGGTCAGGTCCTCGGCGGTCGCCTTGCCTCCCACTCGGTAGTAGATGTACCGGTACACGGTGTCGCTGTACTGGTCGTAGAGACGGCCGAAGGCGTCGGCCTCGCCGGCCTGGGCGCGTTCCACCAGGTCCATCATGCGGGCGCTGTCGCTGTCGGCGGCGGGTCGGCGGGCGGGGGCGGCACCGGTCGAACGCCCTCGTCTGCCGACGGCGGCGCTGCCGTCGGCGAGCGCGTAGCACGGGCCGACGGGGGTGGTGGCAACGGCGAGGGCGGGGACGGCGTACGCGGTGGGGACGAAGCCGCGCAACAGGTCCAGGACCGTTGCGCGGAGCGTAGCCAGGCCCGAGGCGTCAACCCCGACGTGTGGGTACACGGGACTCCCAGAGGCAGAGCTTCCATCACGAGCAGTGCGGAACCGTTCACCCGTCGTAGCGACGGAAGGGGATCCGGATTGCGTCTGAGGAGAATAACGCTTAGTGCAGGCGCTGCTACACGCAGTTGCTCAAATCACCGATTACGTCGCTTCGGTAGCCGATTGGCGCCCGATCGAGTACCGGAGAGTGACCGATTGTTGATCGAAACGGTTCGCGTTTCGGCTTGGCCGGGGCGTGTTGTGGCCGTGTGCAGCCAACGTGACTGGACAGGGCGGTCATGGGTCGCGACCTGCGGATTGGCCGGGCCGCGGGGGCCGTGACCTGATGTGACGCCTGTTGTCAGCGGCGGCGCTTGTGCAGGGCGATCGCCGCCGCCGTGCCGCCCGCCACCGCGCCCACGCCCGCCGCCGCCGGGATGCCGACCTTCGCCGCCTTGCGGCCCGTGCGGTAGTCCCGCAGGCGCCACTCCAGCCGGCGGGCGTGCTTGCGGAGCTTGCTGTCCGGGTTGATGGCGTAGGGGTGGCCGACCAGGGAGAGCATCGGGATGTCGTTGTGCGAGTCGCTGTACGCCGCGCAGCGCGACAGGTCCAGGCCCTCCGCCGCGGCCAGGGCGCGCACCGCCTCCGCCTTCGCCGGGCCGTGCAGGGGCTCGCCGACCAGCTTGCCCGTGTAGACGCCGTCCACCGACTCGGCGACCGTGCCCAGGGCGCCCGTCAGGCCGAGGCGGCGGGCGATCACCGTGGCGATCTCCACCGGGGCGGCTGTGACCAGCCACACCTTCTGGCCCGCATCCAGGTGGGCCTGGGCGAGGGCCCGGGTGCCCGGCCAGATGCGCTCGGCCATGTACTCGTCGTAGATCTCCTCGCCGATCGACATCAGCTCGGAGACGCGGTGGCCCTGGACGATCGACAGCGCGGAGTCCCGGGCCTCCTGCATGTGCTCCGGGTCCTCGACGCCGGCCAGCCGGAACCACGCCTGCTGCCAGGCGAACCGGGCCAGGTCGCGGGTCTCGAAGAACTTCCGCTTGTGCAGGCCCCGCCCGAAGTGGAACAGGGCGGCGCCCTGCATCACGGTGTTGTCGAGGTCGAAGAAGGCGGCGGCGTGCGCGTCGCCGTGCACCGGGAACTGCGGTTCCACGGTGGAGATGTCCTGCGTGGACTTGCGTGCTGCCTCCGCCGAGGCCTCGCCTGCCAGCACACTGCGCGCCGTGGCGGAGCGCCTACGGGGGGTGAGCCATCCGAGAGCGGCCATGGCGTGAGCATAGCCAGTTTGTTCGGTGGTTCCGGAGTGGAGAGGTTTGGAGGCTGTGAACTCTCCGCGACTGTGCCGTTGAAGAAGCGGGACAATGGCGGGCATGAGTCCCCTCTTCCGCCGGACGGGTCGCGACCCGCAGGACCGGCTCGTGACGCTCGTCCGCAAGCCCGGCTGTCACCTCTGTGACGACGCGCAGATCGTCGTCGAGAAGGTGTGCGCCGAGCTCGGGGTCCCCTGGGAGCAGAAGGACATCACTCAGGACCCTCGACTGCACGACCAGTACTGGGAGCAGATCCCCGTCGTCCTCGTGGATGGGGAACAGCACACTTTTTGGCGCGTGAACGAGGATCGCCTTCGCAAAGCGTTGACTTAGGATCGACGACGAACTGGTCTCGGGGGCGGCGATCGTGGAGGAGAGTGTGCGGTTTTGCCCCCAAGAGAAGAGGAACGGTGGAGCGTGCGCGCCGGTTCCCCGGCCGCGCGCCGGGGGCGCGTGACCCCGGTCACGTTGGCCGGGCAAATCGGACACCATCTTTGTGCACGCGTTCACAAAGACATAGCCTGCTTTCGACGGGGCGGTCCGGGGACGTGTGACCGCCTGAAGCCCCGCTCTACCCGCAGGAGCACCGTGGCAACTGGCCGAACTCACCGACCGGCGACCCGTAGCCGAGGGATTCCCGAGGCCACCGTCGCCCGGCTTCCGCTGTACCTCCGCGCGCTGACCGCACTGTCGGAGCGCTCGGTGCCCACGGTCTCCTCCGAGGAGCTCGCGGCCGCCGCGGGGGTCAACTCCGCGAAGCTGCGCAAGGACTTCTCGTACCTCGGCTCCTACGGGACGCGCGGTGTGGGGTACGACGTCGAGTATCTCGTCTACCAGATCTCCCGCGAACTCGGCCTGACCCAGGACTGGCCGGTAGTGATCGTCGGCATCGGCAACCTCGGCGCCGCGCTGGCCAACTACGGCGGGTTCGCCTCCCGTGGATTCCGGGTCGCCGCGCTGATCGACGCCGATCCCACGATGGCCGGGAAGCCGGTCGCCGGGATCCCCGTCCAGCACACGGACGAGCTGGAAAAAATCATTTCGACCAACGGCGTGTCGATCGGGGTCATCGCCACGCCCGCCGGTGCCGCCCAGCAGGTCTGCGACCGGCTAGTGGCCGCCGGGGTCACCTCCATCCTGAACTTCGCGCCGACCGTGCTGACCGTGCCGGACGGCGTCGACGTGCGCAAGGTCGACCTCTCCATCGAGCTGCAGATCCTCGCCTTCCACGAGCAGCGCAAGGCCGGCGAGGAGGCCGCCGCGGCCGCCGACGGCGCCCTTCCGACCGTCGCCGCCCGCACGAAGTCCTCCGACAAGGGACCCGACGGGGACGTCCCCGCCGTGATGCCGGCATGAGCCTCCTCGTCGTCGGGCTGAGCCATCGCAGCGCCCCGGTCAGCGTGCTGGAGCGGGCCGCGCTGCACGCCGACGCCCAGATCAAGCTGCTCCAGGACACGGTCGCCGCCGAACCGGCCGCCGAGGCCGCGGTGCTCGCCACCTGCAACCGCATCGAGCTGTACGCCGACGTGGACAAGTTCCACGCCGGTGTCGCCGAGCTGTCCACGCTGCTCGCCCAGCACAGCGGCGTCGGGCTCGAGGAGCTCACTCCCTATCTCTACGTGCACTACGAGGACCGGGCCGTCCACCACCTCTTCTCGGTGGCCTGCGGGCTCGACTCGATGGTCGTCGGCGAGGGCCAGATCCTCGGCCAGATCAAGGACTCCCTCGCCAAGGCGCAGGTGCTGCACACCGCCGGGCGCCTGCTGAACGACCTGTTCCAGCAGGCACTGCGCGTCGGCAAGCGCGCCCACTCCGAGACCGGCATCGACCGCGCCGGACAGTCGCTGGTCAGCTTCGGCCTGGAGCAGCTGTCGTCCGGGGCGTCGGTCGCGGCATGGGCCCGCGGCAAGAAGGCGCTGGTCATCGGCGCCGGCTCGATGTCCTCGCTGGCCGCGGCCACGCTCGCGCGGGCCGGGGTCGCCGAGATCGTCGTGGCCAACCGGACGCCGGACCGCGCCGAGCGCCTCGCCCAGATACTGACCGAGGGCGAGGACACGGACGTGTCGGCCCGCGCGGTCCCGATGGAATCGGTGCCGGTCGAGCTGACACGTGCCGATGTCACCGTCTCCTGCACCGGCGCGACGGGCCTGGTCCTGACCGCCGAGACGGTCGCCGCGGCGATGGCGCGGCGCACCGGGGACGGCGGCGGATCCGACACGGCGGGCACGCCGGGTGCGGGACCCGACGCCACCGGATCCGGCCGCGGGGCCGTCCCGGCCGCCGGGCGTGGCGAGCTGCCGCCCACCGGCCTCGGGGCCGAGGAGG carries:
- a CDS encoding glutamyl-tRNA reductase; this translates as MSLLVVGLSHRSAPVSVLERAALHADAQIKLLQDTVAAEPAAEAAVLATCNRIELYADVDKFHAGVAELSTLLAQHSGVGLEELTPYLYVHYEDRAVHHLFSVACGLDSMVVGEGQILGQIKDSLAKAQVLHTAGRLLNDLFQQALRVGKRAHSETGIDRAGQSLVSFGLEQLSSGASVAAWARGKKALVIGAGSMSSLAAATLARAGVAEIVVANRTPDRAERLAQILTEGEDTDVSARAVPMESVPVELTRADVTVSCTGATGLVLTAETVAAAMARRTGDGGGSDTAGTPGAGPDATGSGRGAVPAAGRGELPPTGLGAEEGCPLDLPAVQATAGFSVLGEAAVAGMAASELEQHAAWVDNGVTRQTSAAAGAVTVLDPALETDAIAALAAAVTAVGRVPERRRPEPVAEIPRPEPTFFLLDLAMPRDIDAAAHRLTGVRLVDIESLAEASADAPMAADVDQVRRIVADEVAAFGAAQRAAHITPTVVALRTMAADVVANEIARLDGRLPGLDDKQRGEITQTVKRVVDKLLHAPTVRVKQLAAEPGGAGYADALRTLFDLDPETVAAVSRADRADDEPENSKNRGPA
- a CDS encoding HAD-IB family hydrolase, with protein sequence MAALGWLTPRRRSATARSVLAGEASAEAARKSTQDISTVEPQFPVHGDAHAAAFFDLDNTVMQGAALFHFGRGLHKRKFFETRDLARFAWQQAWFRLAGVEDPEHMQEARDSALSIVQGHRVSELMSIGEEIYDEYMAERIWPGTRALAQAHLDAGQKVWLVTAAPVEIATVIARRLGLTGALGTVAESVDGVYTGKLVGEPLHGPAKAEAVRALAAAEGLDLSRCAAYSDSHNDIPMLSLVGHPYAINPDSKLRKHARRLEWRLRDYRTGRKAAKVGIPAAAGVGAVAGGTAAAIALHKRRR
- a CDS encoding redox-sensing transcriptional repressor Rex, which encodes MATGRTHRPATRSRGIPEATVARLPLYLRALTALSERSVPTVSSEELAAAAGVNSAKLRKDFSYLGSYGTRGVGYDVEYLVYQISRELGLTQDWPVVIVGIGNLGAALANYGGFASRGFRVAALIDADPTMAGKPVAGIPVQHTDELEKIISTNGVSIGVIATPAGAAQQVCDRLVAAGVTSILNFAPTVLTVPDGVDVRKVDLSIELQILAFHEQRKAGEEAAAAADGALPTVAARTKSSDKGPDGDVPAVMPA
- a CDS encoding glutaredoxin family protein; this encodes MAGMSPLFRRTGRDPQDRLVTLVRKPGCHLCDDAQIVVEKVCAELGVPWEQKDITQDPRLHDQYWEQIPVVLVDGEQHTFWRVNEDRLRKALT
- a CDS encoding ECF subfamily RNA polymerase sigma factor, BldN family, with product MYPHVGVDASGLATLRATVLDLLRGFVPTAYAVPALAVATTPVGPCYALADGSAAVGRRGRSTGAAPARRPAADSDSARMMDLVERAQAGEADAFGRLYDQYSDTVYRYIYYRVGGKATAEDLTSETFLRALRRIGTFTWQGRDFGAWLVTIARNLVADHFKSSRFRLEVTTGEMLDANEVARSPEDSVLESLSNAALLDAVRRLNPQQQECVTLRFLQGLSVAETAHVMGKNEGAIKTLQYRAVRTLARLLPDDAR